A window of Sphingorhabdus lacus contains these coding sequences:
- a CDS encoding uroporphyrinogen decarboxylase family protein: MNKIDRVREALAGRPVDRVPASFWTHFEPEAANGKEMARAHIEFYRSTNPDFLKVMNDNPFELVGIERVSTPSDWLRLKPNSRKSRVRQDYLDGLKEILDAVGQECMVIVTMFNPFATANDNMSGTLDFSDAGFQAITNHLREDSRSTCAGLRTIAESLTEFTSDCIELGASGLFLSANGGERDRFNASQFSEYIAPDDCQILQAAIDAGSEFNLLHICGSSLRLESYAKYPAHAVNWATQASNPSLKQGRELFSQTLVGGLDQAGAITSGSFDNIAYEVSVAIAEAGRLNFILGAGCALESHVPAANLIAARQAVLHAG; the protein is encoded by the coding sequence GTGAATAAGATCGACCGGGTAAGAGAGGCTTTGGCAGGTCGACCTGTCGATCGCGTCCCTGCAAGCTTCTGGACACATTTCGAGCCCGAAGCTGCAAACGGCAAGGAAATGGCGCGGGCCCATATTGAGTTCTATCGATCAACAAACCCAGATTTCCTCAAGGTGATGAACGATAACCCGTTCGAGCTTGTCGGTATAGAGCGCGTTTCCACTCCGTCCGACTGGCTACGCCTGAAACCCAACTCCCGAAAGTCACGAGTTCGACAGGACTATCTGGATGGTCTAAAGGAAATCCTAGACGCCGTAGGGCAGGAGTGCATGGTCATCGTGACCATGTTCAATCCATTCGCGACGGCGAACGACAACATGTCTGGCACTTTGGACTTCAGCGATGCGGGTTTCCAGGCGATCACAAACCATCTTCGCGAAGACTCCCGTTCGACATGTGCAGGGCTTCGGACAATAGCGGAAAGCTTGACCGAGTTCACATCCGACTGCATTGAGCTGGGGGCATCCGGGCTGTTCCTTTCTGCCAACGGTGGTGAGCGCGACAGGTTCAATGCAAGTCAATTCAGCGAATACATTGCGCCGGACGATTGCCAGATACTGCAGGCCGCAATTGATGCGGGGTCCGAATTCAATCTCCTGCATATCTGCGGAAGCAGTTTGAGACTTGAGTCATATGCAAAATACCCCGCGCATGCGGTGAACTGGGCAACTCAGGCGAGCAATCCTAGCTTGAAACAAGGTCGCGAGCTCTTCTCGCAGACCTTGGTCGGAGGTCTAGATCAAGCTGGAGCAATAACTTCGGGTTCATTCGATAATATCGCTTACGAAGTCAGCGTAGCCATCGCCGAAGCTGGCCGTCTCAACTTCATTCTTGGCGCGGGCTGCGCATTGGAGAGCCATGTTCCAGCCGCCAACCTTATTGCCGCCCGTCAGGCGGTCTTGCACGCAGGGTGA
- the pip gene encoding prolyl aminopeptidase has product MTFYDGQLVRNSGRIDLGQGYDLYYEESGNPNGSPVLYLHGGPGGGMEASARRFHDPAAFNLIMYDQRGAGLSRPTGGVERNNTALLIEDIERLREHLGIRQWIVSGGSWGSTLGLAYAQAHPSRCKALVLRGIFLGTRDEMHWVNQGMRKLFPLEWLECVEGMSEAEQDHLHSTIRARLSGQDREVAVRAAIALAKFEWIAATVNPDLKEIEAELTPEFSLQYSQIVCHYVMNDFFIDPDQLIRKIGKIHGIPGYIVQGTCDWVCPPWSAVRLHRAWPGSKLELLKGAGHSSAEPAVANAILAIMEDLKGRGQ; this is encoded by the coding sequence GTGACTTTCTATGATGGACAGCTGGTCCGCAACAGCGGCCGAATCGACCTCGGACAAGGCTATGACCTCTACTATGAGGAAAGCGGCAATCCGAATGGATCGCCCGTGCTTTACCTGCACGGCGGACCGGGCGGAGGCATGGAAGCCTCGGCGCGACGCTTCCACGACCCCGCAGCCTTCAATCTCATCATGTATGATCAGAGGGGTGCCGGGTTGTCGCGGCCGACCGGAGGCGTCGAACGCAATAATACGGCACTGCTGATCGAAGATATTGAACGCCTGCGCGAACACCTCGGGATCCGGCAATGGATCGTTTCAGGTGGCTCATGGGGATCTACGCTAGGGCTTGCCTATGCCCAGGCCCACCCTTCTCGGTGCAAGGCACTTGTGCTGCGAGGTATCTTCCTTGGCACGCGCGACGAGATGCATTGGGTCAACCAAGGTATGCGCAAGTTGTTTCCTCTCGAGTGGCTCGAATGTGTCGAGGGTATGAGCGAGGCAGAACAGGATCACCTTCACTCGACTATCCGGGCTCGTTTGTCCGGACAAGACCGAGAAGTGGCGGTCCGGGCCGCCATCGCACTTGCAAAGTTCGAGTGGATAGCGGCAACGGTAAACCCGGACCTGAAGGAGATCGAGGCTGAGCTGACTCCCGAATTCTCGCTCCAGTACTCGCAGATCGTCTGCCACTATGTCATGAATGATTTCTTCATCGATCCGGACCAACTGATCCGGAAGATAGGCAAGATCCATGGAATCCCCGGATACATCGTCCAGGGGACGTGCGATTGGGTCTGCCCGCCATGGTCGGCAGTCAGGCTCCATCGCGCTTGGCCCGGCTCCAAGCTTGAGCTCCTCAAAGGCGCTGGCCATTCATCGGCTGAGCCAGCCGTCGCAAACGCAATACTGGCCATAATGGAGGACCTGAAGGGGCGTGGGCAGTGA
- a CDS encoding ACT domain-containing protein, which translates to MLGNALPTRCQRQKRPFNNEYSRRWDGRTTTRNKPVRERRAMLAGMKPAPCAGSYVFSSSTDQTVIAAAKERALAVFHEQEGVSFVLAKDHAVELGFDASMPLSCIVLGVYSALDGVGLTAGVAIALAEQGIPCNMIAAYHHDNVFVPEEMKELALSVLEALQEASRSSED; encoded by the coding sequence ATGCTCGGCAACGCGCTACCTACCCGTTGCCAAAGGCAGAAAAGGCCGTTTAACAATGAATACTCAAGACGCTGGGATGGCAGGACGACGACACGGAACAAGCCGGTTCGCGAACGCAGGGCAATGCTCGCGGGGATGAAGCCTGCCCCGTGCGCCGGAAGTTACGTTTTCAGTTCCTCTACAGACCAGACGGTTATCGCTGCCGCAAAGGAAAGGGCTCTTGCTGTTTTTCACGAACAGGAAGGAGTCTCATTCGTGCTTGCAAAGGACCATGCGGTAGAGCTTGGATTCGACGCCTCGATGCCGTTGTCTTGCATTGTCCTCGGTGTCTATTCCGCCCTGGACGGTGTTGGCCTTACCGCAGGTGTTGCAATCGCACTGGCGGAACAAGGCATACCGTGCAACATGATCGCAGCTTACCATCACGACAATGTTTTCGTCCCTGAAGAAATGAAGGAACTAGCCTTGTCGGTCCTCGAAGCACTGCAGGAAGCTTCACGTTCGAGTGAGGACTAA